One Hemibagrus wyckioides isolate EC202008001 linkage group LG07, SWU_Hwy_1.0, whole genome shotgun sequence DNA segment encodes these proteins:
- the LOC131356508 gene encoding Fc receptor-like protein 5, which translates to MYSWYKDGVQLFAPVENREYSFTAVESFSGKYTCSGQRKSDSQTSETSTAVALTVSEKPKPKLTSNHEGDVLTGNSMTLSCTLKLQSAGWKFYWTKPTQSSETETETDSYIISSVSVSDGGQYRCRAGRGNPVYSSDYSDALWINVTESPKAVVTIKPDKRVFKGESVTLRCEIQGGGDTEWTYSWYKNDYELYRENKTQEFSLSSVRNKDSGNYTCRGRRSSDTQTSEISDAVTLTISDVAEAVVSVSPLSWLTEGDSVTLSCEVKHSSTAWTFSWYSYVLYRDSQGSIRYNRELLSDNSRGSGGSYTLSPVTLNHTGVYVCRAERGVFHTPYSKLQPLWITGESPPVSLIISPSRTQHFTADSLSMSCEDQSDSTGWTVRRYKYIEELVTCSSVSGSTCNISSLSTSHTGVYWCQSESGGRSNPINITVHYGTVILDSPVHPVTEGHPLTLHCLSRSKKIPGSGVDFYKDDSILQNQTTGEMTISSVSKSDEGFYHCKHPERGESLKSWVSVRLQMFISLIQVGKAQERPKAVVTLQPDGERFSGEKVTFTCEIRGHADTVDGKWMYNWYKDGVQLFAPVENREYSFTAVESFSGKYTCSGQRKSDSQTSETSTAVTLTVSGKSPPVSLIISPSRTQHFTDDSLSLSCEDQSNSTGWTVRRYRYSEELFNCSSVSGSTCNISSLSTSHTGVYWCQSESGGRSNPVNITVYNGAVILDSPVHPVTEGHPLTLRCLSHSKMIPDSGVDFYKDDSILQSQTTGEMTISSVSKSDEGFYHCKHPERGESLKSWVSVRVASSSVLRLISSLVTVSVYLLLTIVVAVKCFRARVQMDEDNTQNAVIEEQTKKKSDFVIVK; encoded by the exons ATGTACAGCTGGTATAAAGATGGTGTCCAACTTTTTGCCCCTGTTGAAAACAGAGAATATTCATTTACTGCTGTAGAGTCTTTCAGTGGTAAATATACCTGCAGTGGACAGAGAAAAAGTGACTCACAGACTTCAGAGACCAGCACTGCTGTTGCACTCactgtgtcag AAAAACCTAAACCTAAACTCACATCAAACCATGAAGGAGATGTACTGACAGGAAACTCAATGACTCTGTCCTGTACACTGAAGCTACAGTCTGCTGGATGGAAGTTTTACTGGACCAAACCCACACAGAGctctgagactgagactgaaaCAGACTCCTACATCATCAGTTCAGTTAGTGTCTCTGATGGAGGTCAGTACAGGTGCAGAGCTGGAAGAGGAAACCCAGTCTACTCCTCAGACTACAGTGATGCACTCTGGATAAATGTTACTG AGAGTCCTAAAGCTGTGGTGACCATAAAGCCTGACAAACGTGTGTTCAAAGGGGAGTCTGTAACTCTCAGGTGTGAaatacagggaggaggagacactGAGTGGACATACAGCTGGTATAAAAATGATTACGAACTCTAccgagaaaacaaaacacaggagTTCAGCCTCAGCTCAGTTAGAAATAAAGACAGTGGTAACTACACCTGCAGAGGGAGGAGAAGCAGTGACACTCAGACctcagagatcagtgatgctgttactctcactatatcag ATGTAGCAGAGGCAGTAGTGAGTGTGTCTCCATTgagctggctgactgaaggagattcagtgactctaagctgtgaggttaaacactcctctacagcctggacattcagctggtacTCATATGTTCTGTACAGAGACAGTCAGGGTTCCATCAGGTACAATAGAGAACTCCTCTCAGACAacagcagaggatctggaggctcctacactctcagtcctgttACTCTGAATCACACAGGAGTTTATGTGtgcagagcagagagaggagtCTTTCACACACCTTACAGCAAACTACAGCCACTGtggatcactg GTGAATCTCCTCCAGTGTCTCTGATCATCAGTCCGAgcagaactcaacactttactgctgactctctctcaatgagctgtgaggaccagagtgactctactggatggacagtgagaagATACAAATACATTGAGGAATTGGTCACTTGTTCATCAGTTTcaggatctacatgtaacatcagctccctctctacatcacacactggagtttactggtgtCAGTCTGAATCTGGAGGACGCAGTAATCCTATCAACATCACAGTGCACT ATGGTACTGTGATCCTGGACAGTCCTGTCCATCCTGTGACTGAGGGACATCCTCTGACTTTACACTGTTTATCTCGCAGCAAAAAGATCCCAGGCTCTGGTGTTGATTTCTATAAAGATGATTCCATCCTCCAGAACCAGACTACAGGAGAGATGACCATCAGTAGTGTCTCAAAGTCAGATGAAGGTTtctaccactgtaaacacccagagagaggagagtcactGAAAAGCTGGGTTTCAGTCAGATTGCAAA tgtttatttcacTTATCCAGGTTGGAAAAGCTCAAG AGAGACCAAAAGCTGTTGTGACTCTGCAGCCTGATGGAGAGAGATTCAGTGGAGAGAAAGTCACTTTCACATGTGAAATACGAGGACATGCAGACACTGTGGATGGGAAATGGATGTACAACTGGTATAAAGATGGTGTCCAACTTTTTGCCCCTGTTGAAAACAGAGAATATTCATTTACTGCTGTAGAGTCTTTCAGTGGTAAATATACCTGCAGTGGACAGAGAAAAAGTGACTCACAGACTTCAGAGACCAGCACTGCTGTTACACTCactgtgtcag GAAAATCTCCTCCAGTTTCTCTGATCATCAGTCCGAGTagaactcaacactttactgatgactctctctcactgagctgtgaggaccagagtaactctactggatggacagtgagaagatacagatacagtgagGAATTGTTCAATTGTTCATCAGTGTcaggatctacatgtaacatcagctccctctctacatcacacactggagtttactggtgtCAGTCTGAATCTGGAGGACGCAGTAATCCTGTCAACAtcacagtgtaca ATGGTGCTGTGATCCTGGACAGTCCTGTCCATCCTGTGACTGAGGGACATCCTCTGACTTTACGCTGTTTATCTCACAGCAAAATGATCCcagactctggtgttgattTCTATAAAGATGATTCCATCCTCCAGTCCCAGACTACAGGAGAGATGACCATCAGTAGTGTCTCAAAGTCAGATGAAGGTTtctaccactgtaaacacccagagagaggagagtcactGAAAAGCTGGGTTTCAGTCAGAG TTGCTTCAAGTTCAGTGCTCAGACTGATCAGTAGTCTAGTGACGGTTTCTGTGTATCTGCTGCTGACCATCGTTGTGGCAGTGAAATGTTTCAGAGCTCGAG TTCAGATGGATGAAGACAACACCCAGAATGCTGTTATAGAggagcaaacaaaaaaaaaatcagattttgtGATTGTGAAATAA